Proteins encoded within one genomic window of Bacillus sp. F19:
- the hisB gene encoding imidazoleglycerol-phosphate dehydratase HisB produces the protein MERSSSLQRTTNETDISLSLSIDGEGISELNTGVPFLTHMLDLFTKHGQFNLSVAAIGDTEIDGHHTTEDIGICLGQAFREALGDKRGIKRYGQAMVPMDEALAQVVVDLSNRPHFELKGEFPSPTVGNFDTELVHEFLWKFALEARINLHVIVHYGRNTHHMIEAVFKALGRALDEASTIDPRIKGVPSTKGML, from the coding sequence ATGGAAAGATCATCAAGTCTGCAAAGAACAACTAATGAAACGGATATCTCCCTGTCTCTTTCAATTGACGGAGAAGGGATTTCCGAATTGAATACAGGCGTGCCCTTTTTGACACACATGCTTGATCTGTTTACGAAGCATGGCCAATTTAATCTATCTGTTGCGGCTATTGGAGATACGGAGATTGATGGCCATCATACGACAGAAGATATCGGCATTTGTCTTGGACAGGCATTCAGAGAAGCATTAGGCGATAAAAGAGGTATTAAGCGCTATGGTCAGGCAATGGTTCCTATGGATGAAGCCCTTGCCCAGGTAGTAGTTGATTTAAGCAACCGCCCGCACTTTGAATTGAAAGGCGAGTTTCCAAGTCCTACAGTAGGAAACTTTGATACGGAGCTTGTCCATGAATTTCTTTGGAAGTTTGCTCTTGAAGCACGGATCAACCTGCATGTCATTGTCCACTACGGCCGCAATACTCACCATATGATTGAAGCGGTTTTCAAAGCTTTAGGCAGAGCGCTTGACGAGGCATCAACGATTGACCCTCGGATTAAAGGAGTCCCGTCCACGAAGGGAATGTTATAA
- the hisD gene encoding histidinol dehydrogenase codes for MRIESLSGNFASLKRSIDSGTEAQREAVKNIIGDVKRKGDASLFAYAEKFDSVRLSSLRVSEAEVEAAYQELDWDLVEIIREAAENIRFFHEKQKRESWITYKEDGTMLGQKITPLDAVGVYVPGGTAAYPSSVLMNVIPAQTAGVKRIVMISPPNRKGTLPAGVLVAAKELGIEEIYKSGGAQAVAALAYGTETIRPVDKIVGPGNIYVALAKREVFGDVDIDMIAGPSEIVVLADETAKANEVAADLLSQAEHDVLASSVLVTDSMELAEAVSTEVTRQLETLPRKEIAGPSIEQFGFIYVAESLNEAISAVNELAPEHLEVLTENPMELLNSIRHAGAIFLGRYSSEPVGDYFAGPNHVLPTNGTARFSSPLNVDDFVKKSSIISYSEQAFQQSAHKIAAFARLEGLEAHARAVEERLK; via the coding sequence ATGAGAATTGAAAGCTTATCAGGGAATTTTGCCTCTCTAAAGCGTTCGATTGACTCTGGTACAGAAGCACAGAGAGAGGCTGTTAAAAACATCATTGGAGATGTTAAGAGAAAAGGGGATGCTTCTCTTTTCGCCTATGCGGAAAAATTCGATTCTGTCCGTTTATCAAGTCTGAGAGTGTCAGAAGCGGAAGTAGAGGCAGCTTATCAGGAGCTAGATTGGGACTTAGTTGAGATTATCAGGGAAGCAGCAGAAAATATCCGTTTTTTTCATGAAAAGCAAAAGCGTGAGTCCTGGATTACATATAAAGAGGACGGAACGATGCTTGGACAGAAGATCACTCCTCTTGATGCTGTTGGAGTATATGTACCTGGAGGCACTGCCGCTTATCCTTCATCCGTTTTAATGAATGTCATTCCTGCACAAACGGCAGGGGTTAAGCGAATTGTTATGATTTCCCCTCCAAACAGGAAAGGTACGCTGCCTGCAGGAGTACTAGTTGCTGCAAAAGAGCTTGGTATAGAGGAAATCTACAAATCAGGCGGTGCCCAGGCGGTAGCTGCACTTGCATATGGAACGGAAACAATCAGGCCGGTTGATAAAATTGTTGGTCCCGGAAATATCTATGTGGCTCTTGCGAAGCGGGAAGTATTTGGGGATGTCGATATAGATATGATTGCCGGACCAAGTGAAATTGTTGTTTTAGCAGATGAGACGGCGAAAGCAAATGAAGTGGCAGCCGATCTGCTGTCCCAGGCTGAACATGATGTTCTTGCTTCAAGCGTACTTGTAACAGATTCAATGGAGCTTGCAGAAGCCGTATCAACAGAAGTCACGCGTCAGCTTGAGACTCTTCCGAGAAAAGAGATAGCAGGCCCTTCGATTGAGCAGTTCGGATTTATTTATGTGGCAGAGTCACTGAATGAAGCCATTAGCGCCGTGAACGAGCTCGCACCGGAGCATCTTGAGGTGTTAACAGAAAATCCGATGGAGCTGCTGAACAGCATTAGACACGCAGGCGCTATTTTCCTCGGAAGATATAGCTCAGAGCCTGTCGGAGACTATTTTGCGGGGCCCAATCATGTGCTCCCTACAAATGGCACAGCCCGTTTTTCAAGTCCGCTGAACGTCGATGATTTTGTGAAAAAATCCAGCATTATTTCATACAGTGAACAAGCATTTCAGCAATCAGCACATAAGATTGCAGCATTCGCACGTTTAGAAGGCTTAGAAGCACATGCACGCGCTGTTGAAGAGCGCTTAAAATAG
- the hisG gene encoding ATP phosphoribosyltransferase, whose product MGNMLTIAMPKGRIFDEAANLLRKAGYKLPPEFDKSRKLILEVPAENMRFILAKPMDVTTYVEHGVADIGIAGKDVMLEEERDVYEVLDLKISDCYLAVAGLPNMSGSDVVAPKVATKYPGVASSYFREQGEQVEIIKLNGSIELAPLIGLADRIVDIVSTGRTLKENGLVELERICSITSRLIVNPVSYRMKDAQIDELVSRLSEVVEGEANEN is encoded by the coding sequence ATGGGTAATATGCTTACAATTGCGATGCCGAAAGGAAGAATATTTGATGAAGCAGCAAACTTGCTCAGAAAAGCGGGATATAAGCTGCCGCCTGAATTCGATAAGTCAAGAAAACTTATTTTAGAAGTTCCGGCAGAAAACATGCGCTTTATTTTAGCGAAGCCGATGGATGTCACAACATATGTTGAACATGGGGTTGCGGACATTGGCATTGCCGGCAAAGATGTCATGCTTGAGGAAGAGCGTGATGTTTATGAGGTGCTTGATTTGAAAATAAGTGACTGTTACCTGGCTGTTGCTGGCTTGCCTAACATGAGCGGCTCAGATGTTGTTGCCCCAAAGGTTGCAACAAAGTACCCAGGTGTGGCGTCTTCTTATTTCCGCGAGCAGGGGGAACAGGTGGAAATCATCAAGCTGAACGGTTCAATTGAGCTTGCTCCTTTAATTGGCTTGGCTGACCGTATTGTCGATATTGTTTCAACGGGCAGAACGTTAAAAGAAAACGGCCTTGTTGAACTTGAGAGAATTTGCAGCATTACTTCAAGACTCATTGTCAATCCTGTCAGCTACCGAATGAAGGATGCCCAGATTGATGAACTGGTCAGCCGATTATCAGAAGTTGTGGAGGGAGAAGCGAATGAGAATTGA
- a CDS encoding ATP phosphoribosyltransferase regulatory subunit — protein sequence MFMFEKPLGMRDTLPLLYETKKQLRQKMTGVIEKWGFQFIETPTLEFYDTVGIQSAILEGQLFKLLDQEGHTLVLRPDMTAPIARVAASRFYKENYPLRLAYDANVFRAQQREGGRPAEFEQIGTELIGDATTSGDAEVIALMIAVLKEAGLQDFKVAIGHIGFADALFLEILGNQERADVLRRYLYEKNYVGYREHVKSLPLSSIDKGRLLQLLQLRGGEDQLAVAADLVSSREGKEAAAELGKLWSHLQDFGVLESVKLDLNLVSHMSYYTGVLFEVYAGNVGFPLGNGGRYNQLFERFDTPAAATGFGIRLDRLIESLGEQEETPCIHCVLYSQERRKEALKYAAELRGQGKRVILQDISGVNDVDAYTKQFADVAYFIGSRKEEQDG from the coding sequence ATGTTTATGTTTGAAAAACCTCTCGGGATGAGAGATACATTGCCATTATTGTATGAAACAAAAAAACAGCTTCGTCAAAAAATGACGGGTGTAATAGAGAAATGGGGCTTTCAATTTATTGAAACGCCAACGCTTGAATTTTACGATACGGTAGGTATTCAGTCAGCAATTCTTGAAGGACAGCTGTTTAAGCTGCTTGATCAGGAAGGTCACACGCTGGTTCTTAGACCGGATATGACAGCACCAATAGCAAGGGTAGCGGCTTCTAGATTTTATAAGGAAAATTACCCGCTCAGACTTGCTTATGATGCGAATGTGTTCCGTGCGCAGCAGCGTGAAGGCGGACGTCCTGCTGAATTTGAACAAATTGGGACTGAATTGATCGGTGATGCAACAACAAGCGGAGATGCAGAGGTTATTGCACTTATGATTGCCGTTCTTAAAGAGGCAGGTCTTCAGGATTTTAAGGTCGCAATCGGACATATAGGTTTCGCGGACGCTTTATTTCTAGAGATTCTCGGAAATCAGGAGCGGGCTGATGTTTTAAGAAGATACTTATATGAAAAGAATTATGTAGGCTATCGCGAGCATGTAAAGTCATTGCCGCTGTCGTCTATTGATAAAGGAAGGCTGCTTCAGCTTCTGCAGCTGAGAGGCGGAGAGGATCAGCTTGCAGTTGCTGCCGACCTGGTTTCAAGCAGGGAAGGAAAAGAGGCTGCTGCAGAACTTGGCAAGCTGTGGTCACATCTTCAGGATTTTGGGGTGCTGGAATCCGTAAAGCTGGATTTAAATCTTGTCAGTCATATGAGCTACTACACAGGAGTTTTATTTGAGGTTTATGCAGGCAATGTCGGCTTTCCTCTTGGAAACGGCGGCCGTTATAATCAGCTTTTCGAACGATTTGATACACCTGCAGCGGCTACAGGCTTTGGAATCCGGTTAGACAGGCTGATTGAATCTCTTGGAGAACAGGAAGAGACACCTTGCATTCATTGTGTTCTTTACAGTCAGGAAAGAAGAAAAGAGGCTCTGAAGTATGCGGCTGAGCTTAGAGGACAGGGGAAAAGAGTGATTTTACAGGATATATCCGGAGTAAATGATGTAGATGCCTATACAAAGCAGTTTGCCGATGTAGCTTATTTTATTGGATCGAGAAAGGAAGAGCAGGATGGGTAA
- a CDS encoding acyltransferase translates to MRKTTKYPVKGPNSLWHVYKTVPFWKVVRNFIVIQLARYTPFLSMKNWMYRNFLGMKVGKHTSFALMVMLDVMFPEKIKVGRNTVIGYNTTLLAHEYLIREYRLGDIVIGDEVMIGANSTVLPGVEIGDGAIVSAGTLVHKDVPAGAFVGGNPMRVIFSKEEMDLRRDTSF, encoded by the coding sequence GTGAGAAAAACAACGAAATACCCTGTTAAAGGCCCGAATTCGCTTTGGCATGTTTACAAAACAGTCCCATTTTGGAAGGTCGTCCGCAACTTCATTGTCATTCAGCTGGCTCGCTACACCCCATTTCTTTCAATGAAAAATTGGATGTACCGGAATTTTCTCGGAATGAAGGTGGGGAAGCACACATCATTTGCCCTGATGGTTATGCTGGATGTGATGTTTCCTGAAAAAATCAAAGTTGGCCGGAATACGGTGATTGGCTACAACACGACACTGCTTGCGCATGAATATTTGATACGCGAGTATAGACTTGGTGACATTGTCATCGGTGACGAAGTCATGATCGGTGCAAATTCCACTGTTCTGCCGGGTGTTGAAATCGGAGACGGAGCCATTGTTTCAGCTGGCACGCTCGTCCATAAAGATGTTCCGGCAGGAGCCTTTGTAGGCGGAAATCCGATGAGAGTTATCTTTTCAAAGGAAGAGATGGATTTGCGGAGGGACACCAGCTTTTAG
- the ppaX gene encoding pyrophosphatase PpaX, whose protein sequence is MRINTVLFDLDGTLINTNDLIIESFLHTLNLYYPNQYGREDVLPFLGPTLHETFVKMDPLRVDEMISTYRKFNHDQHDQLVAQFETVYETVQALHEKGYKLGIVTTKIRDTVNMGLKLTGLGQFFETVVTLDDVKNAKPHPEPVLLALEKLNSSPEEAIMVGDNHHDIDSGKAAGTKTAGVAWTIKGVEYLEGFKPDYMLNKMSDLLNVLGAE, encoded by the coding sequence ATGAGAATTAACACCGTACTGTTTGATTTGGATGGAACTTTAATTAATACCAACGATTTAATCATAGAATCTTTCCTGCATACGCTGAATCTTTATTATCCGAACCAATATGGACGCGAGGACGTCCTGCCGTTTCTCGGACCTACCCTTCATGAAACGTTTGTAAAAATGGACCCGCTTCGTGTTGATGAAATGATCAGCACCTACAGGAAGTTTAATCATGATCAGCACGATCAATTGGTTGCTCAATTTGAAACGGTTTATGAAACAGTCCAGGCACTGCATGAAAAGGGCTATAAGCTTGGAATTGTCACAACTAAAATACGTGATACCGTGAATATGGGTCTTAAGCTCACGGGTCTTGGCCAGTTTTTTGAAACGGTCGTGACGCTTGATGATGTTAAAAACGCAAAGCCGCACCCAGAACCGGTCCTGCTTGCTTTAGAAAAACTGAACAGTTCTCCTGAGGAAGCGATTATGGTCGGGGATAACCACCATGATATTGATTCCGGAAAAGCAGCAGGCACCAAAACGGCCGGTGTGGCTTGGACAATAAAAGGCGTGGAGTATCTAGAAGGCTTTAAACCTGACTACATGCTGAACAAGATGAGTGATTTACTGAACGTGCTTGGAGCGGAATAA
- the lgt gene encoding prolipoprotein diacylglyceryl transferase, whose product MEENFTPIDPIFLELGPIQVHWYGLIIGIGALLGLWLAVRESERRGLHKDTFVDLVLFAIPIAIICARIYYVIFQWDYYSQNPGEIVKIWNGGLAIHGGLIGAFVTGYIFAKVKGLSFWKIADIGAPSIILGQAIGRWGNFINQEAHGGEVTRQFLEGLFLPDFIINQMYINGAYYHPTFLYESLWSLVGFAGLMLLRKANLRRGELFLTYIIWYSVGRFFIEGMRTDSLMLTESLRVAQVISLVLIALAVAVLIIRRVKGYSNERYLESAE is encoded by the coding sequence ATGGAGGAAAATTTTACGCCTATCGATCCGATTTTTCTTGAGCTTGGACCCATACAGGTGCATTGGTATGGCTTGATTATCGGAATAGGAGCTTTGCTTGGTCTTTGGCTTGCTGTCCGTGAAAGTGAGCGCAGAGGTCTTCATAAAGATACGTTTGTAGATTTAGTGCTGTTTGCCATTCCAATCGCGATTATTTGTGCGCGTATTTATTATGTGATTTTTCAGTGGGATTATTACTCTCAAAACCCGGGGGAAATTGTGAAGATCTGGAACGGAGGCCTGGCTATTCATGGCGGTTTAATTGGGGCATTTGTAACAGGCTATATCTTTGCAAAGGTGAAAGGTCTCTCTTTTTGGAAGATTGCTGATATTGGGGCTCCGAGCATAATCCTTGGGCAGGCAATCGGCCGCTGGGGAAACTTTATTAACCAAGAAGCCCATGGCGGCGAGGTAACCCGTCAATTTTTAGAAGGATTGTTTCTGCCCGATTTCATCATCAATCAAATGTACATTAATGGTGCTTACTATCACCCGACGTTTTTATATGAATCTTTGTGGAGCCTTGTAGGCTTTGCCGGACTTATGCTTCTCAGAAAAGCCAATTTGCGCAGAGGAGAGCTTTTCCTCACCTACATCATCTGGTATTCAGTCGGACGCTTTTTCATTGAAGGTATGCGTACCGATAGCTTGATGCTGACGGAATCGCTGCGGGTTGCACAAGTTATTTCTCTAGTATTAATTGCGCTTGCAGTTGCAGTATTAATTATCAGGAGAGTCAAAGGATATTCAAATGAAAGATACTTAGAATCAGCCGAGTAA
- the hprK gene encoding HPr(Ser) kinase/phosphatase, with amino-acid sequence MAKVRTKDLIEKFHLELISGEEGINRPITTSDLSRPGLEMAGFFTYYPKERVQILGKTELTFFQKLTDEEKRNRMDQLCTDSTPAIIVSREMEIPQELTDSAEEKSVPLLRSPLKTTRLSSHLTNFLEGKLAPTTAVHGVLVDVYGVGVLIVGKSGVGKSETALELVKRGHRLVADDCVEIRQEDQDTLVGNAPDLIEHLLEIRGLGIINVMTLFGAGAVRSYKRITLIIDLEIWDPKKQYDRLGLDEEKMKIIDTDVPKLTVPVRPGRNLAVIIEVAAMNFRLKRMGLNAAEQFTNKLTDVITDTEHDDA; translated from the coding sequence ATGGCAAAAGTTCGAACGAAAGATTTAATTGAAAAATTCCATTTAGAGCTGATCAGCGGGGAAGAAGGAATTAATCGTCCCATCACAACAAGCGATTTGTCCCGCCCAGGGCTTGAAATGGCTGGCTTTTTTACATATTACCCGAAAGAACGCGTGCAAATACTCGGAAAAACAGAGCTGACGTTTTTTCAAAAGCTGACAGATGAGGAAAAGAGAAACCGGATGGATCAGCTATGTACAGATTCAACACCGGCCATTATCGTTTCACGCGAAATGGAGATCCCGCAGGAGTTAACAGACTCTGCAGAAGAAAAGTCTGTTCCGCTGCTTCGTTCACCTTTAAAAACAACCCGCCTATCAAGTCATCTGACTAACTTTTTAGAAGGAAAGCTTGCTCCCACTACTGCAGTTCACGGCGTTCTAGTAGACGTTTACGGCGTAGGAGTGCTGATTGTCGGAAAAAGCGGAGTCGGTAAAAGTGAAACGGCTCTTGAACTTGTAAAGCGCGGCCATCGTTTAGTTGCAGATGACTGTGTCGAGATCCGCCAGGAGGATCAGGATACATTGGTCGGAAATGCACCAGACTTAATTGAGCATCTTCTAGAAATCCGCGGACTTGGCATCATAAATGTAATGACGTTATTTGGAGCAGGCGCAGTCCGCAGCTATAAACGGATTACCCTCATTATTGATCTTGAAATCTGGGATCCTAAGAAGCAATATGACAGATTGGGCCTTGATGAAGAGAAAATGAAAATTATCGACACAGATGTTCCTAAATTAACCGTTCCCGTCCGCCCTGGACGAAACTTAGCGGTCATCATTGAAGTGGCGGCTATGAACTTCAGATTAAAACGCATGGGTCTGAATGCAGCTGAGCAATTTACAAATAAATTAACAGATGTCATAACAGATACTGAGCATGACGACGCATAA
- a CDS encoding N-acetylmuramoyl-L-alanine amidase: protein MKIAIDAGHGYTTSGKRTVDGMREYEFNRAVANEMRDLLAGYENVTILFTHSDTRDVPLKERTDKANAANADVFVSIHANAFGNGTVWNNVKGIETYAHDSKPQESIALAEAVQKKLIKKTKREDRGVKLANFHVLRESKMTAILIECGFMTNQEEAKALKSAAYRKICAQAITEALSAFYKLKKKPAPTAPEPEKLYKVQVGAFKEKENAVALANELKNKG, encoded by the coding sequence GTGAAGATTGCAATTGACGCCGGACACGGTTACACAACATCCGGGAAAAGAACGGTAGACGGAATGAGAGAATATGAATTTAATCGTGCTGTAGCAAACGAAATGAGGGACCTTCTCGCAGGATATGAAAACGTTACAATCCTTTTCACTCATTCAGACACACGTGATGTTCCGCTGAAAGAGAGAACGGATAAGGCCAATGCCGCAAATGCAGATGTGTTTGTATCCATTCATGCCAACGCATTTGGAAACGGCACGGTTTGGAATAATGTCAAGGGCATCGAAACATATGCTCACGACTCAAAACCCCAGGAATCCATTGCCCTTGCAGAAGCGGTTCAGAAAAAGCTGATTAAAAAAACAAAACGGGAGGACCGGGGGGTTAAGCTTGCCAACTTCCATGTCTTGCGGGAGTCTAAAATGACGGCTATTTTAATTGAGTGCGGCTTTATGACAAATCAAGAAGAAGCGAAGGCTTTAAAATCAGCTGCTTACCGCAAAATTTGTGCACAGGCAATTACTGAAGCACTCTCTGCTTTTTATAAGCTTAAGAAAAAGCCAGCTCCTACAGCACCTGAACCGGAAAAATTGTACAAAGTACAAGTCGGGGCTTTTAAAGAAAAAGAAAATGCCGTAGCCCTGGCCAATGAATTAAAAAATAAAGGGTAA